The genomic interval gcAACCgccaaattgcccgatgggtcttgtagcaagtcaccatggtggtgccgatggcttgagcttcgaccctggcagacgtacgttaaccatatgcATTTctttaccgagccattctttgcatcatattcgcttatttttttttcttttcatcacacacaaagcaattatcatgctacacaatatcttttttttgcgtagcaccatgtttatcgtaccgcactgaacacactactggcatctgtcgggcacgcccacctctccatcgcctcacctgtgtggacaacattcacggtaAGTctccagaatttgcccgtcaaccccggagcacgccgatcaggcccgcttcgtgtggacaggcctttagacatGCATGGCAGGGTGATGCCTTTTTGGAGTTCGTGAATACTCAGCACAGTAACATAaactttaccatagaaactgaaaaagataactgcttacctttcttagatatcaagataaccagagataataataagtttaatacttctgtctataggaaacacaccttcacaggaatggggaataatttttatagttcgtgcttcatcaattttaaattaaatgctatctccactttggtctttagaACACTTAGGTATGCTCTGATTGGAAATCTTTCCacactgaaattgaatttttacaagattattttttaactaactcgtaccctacggaggtattttataaaatggtaaacaaattacttaacttaaacttcacggaaaataccccttcatttgatgtaccaaaattacccatatacgccactatttccatatttttttcaaaataaattaggagaccgtatcaagaaaattattgaaagagttcggaagcctcaaagttaatttaatacctgttaattctctcaaaataggctcattcttagtcataaagagaatttgcaaccgtttatgcgatccaatattatttacaaatttacttgcccggggtgtcccggtacttacgttggatcgacgaaacgcttgttgcaagttcgatattctagtcatttgggagtgagctacagaactggccagaggataaccaatcctgaactttctaatataagaaatcatgcagctctctgtaaaattgaaattagcaaaaaacatttttcgataattgacaataccaagcatagccaatatataacgacacttgagtctttacatatcaagcacctcgttccttccctcaattctagtcaatcctctactcagcttttcttggcgtagtcgagatctgggcaaacgacggtcctacagccattcctttcttgtccttcgctttattaaggttaatattcctttttaatcctagatttctataattttaatgtcaccttgtaaaagattttagtatttttagcttttaacaataatttttatgaataactttagtattttatgttttccttttaaaatagcatgttaaactttaactatattttttttttataaatgtgaattgattttacagtATAGACTGATGAGtggtcaggatgacacgaaaccgtatatcaaaataaacttttttaacTGATATTACTGAGTTTCGTGTCACCTTGGTGTCTACCTTGTTCGCaccttgttgatatatatattatatatatatatatatatatatgagtatactatatattagatagatatagatatatatatatataaattatatgttacggccattttgcaaaattggtcattacaaaattgccggccattatgcaaaaggaccaaattcggtGGTCAAACATTGCAAAGTGACTTAAAATTTCCTCAACATTTTTGGCAAActgaccaagattttggtcagtttacaaataaacagtattattgtttccgtttacaaaatctccatacagcaagcagccagatggaaaaaaaagcttgtaatgggagctgactggtgacactgttgtcagtaaggcactgctgagaGCCAGGAGAAGACGGCCAACGTAATACTTGGTGTGCATTTTattatactctggaaattttgtaaaaacatggaaaatagaaaaactcATTTTTATTCAAAGCTGGTCACGACTGAGGAAAAAAAGCATCAAATGCTTCGGTTTGTTGTACAGAAGTGAATACGAACAAATTATGAATCGCTTGGATGAACTTAAACGTGCTAATATTAAAAGGACTCAGAAAGACTATCGTTTGTTACGAAAGTATGAAATCCTCGAGGTCACAGTTGAAGGTATCACCGTTAAGAAATTGCAGAAAAAGGGAACTCGTCTTAGATTCGTATGCGCTGAAGATGTGTTCGATGTGACCGATGCTATTCATCGTGCAAGTGGACATGTAGGTAGAACTATTGTCTTTAGGGAAACAAGAGAAAAATATGCCAATATTTCAAGGTCCCAAATTGAGTTATATTTACAGTTCTGTGAGGAGTGTCATCTGAAAAAAGCACTGTATGCAAGTCTGTGACTGTGAAGCCAATTGTATCCAACAGCATGAACTCACGAGCTCAGGTTAGTAAACAAGCACTGGTTAATAGTCATTTCATTATTGTCATGGCTTGTTGTCATATTGGAGTCTTTAATACCCTTGCGTTTGTTCACGATTTTTTTGTTCTGTCTATTTGTAGGTCGACTTGATCGATATGCAGATGGAAAACATCGTTTCATTCTGAACTATCAGGATCACTTGAAGAAGATGGGGTGTCTTCGGGCTCTACAGACGAAAACTGCTGAAGAGGTTGCTTTCCACCTCGTTGATACATTCTGTGACAAAGGAGCCCCCCATATCCTGCAGTCTGACAATGAAAGAGAATTCTCAAATAAGGTATAGAATAAATGATTTCTgtaaatcactctctctctctctctctctctctctctctctctctctctctctctctctcctccaaaactCACAACATAGCAACATTGGGGTTAATGAATCACCCTGTATATGACAAAACCTGATattctctttttaattttcagcTTGTCAAGGAAGTTCTGATGAAGTGGCCAGAGCGCAAGATGGTCCATGGCAAACCACGACATTCCCAATCGCAGGGCTCGCTGGAACGTGCCAACAAGGATATTGAAGCAAGTCTCGCATGTTGGATGAAGGACAACAACTTTACGCAATGGTCACAGGGACTGCGCTTTGTCCAGTGGAAGAAAAATACCCGCTTTCACTCCGGAATTGGAAGGACACCATATGAGGCCATGTATGGACAGAAGGCTCGTCTTGGTGTTGACGCAACTTCTGTAccagaggaggtcctggacagtaTGCAGACGGAGGAGCAGCTTCCAGAGGCACTAGGTGTTGTCAATGAGGTCACAGACACAGAGGAGGAAGAGACAGGTGTTGAAGAGCAAGAAGAACCATCCGCTGTCATTAACTGAATCCCCTGTGGTAGAAGATATTTTGGTTCAAATGTGTGCAAGGTGTGTGAGAACCCATGTCACTCTTATACTCCGTGTTCTATGATGAATAACGTAGAACAACAGAAACAAGCCCAAAAAATGATCGCTAATTCTGTGAGGAGATTTCAACCAGCCAAAGTAGGGAACACTGATGGTTCCTGTTCCATTAGTTGACCGCGGACGTGCAGAGTTTCCTAATGTGAAGGCAGTGGTTTTTCAGGCATTGGACAATGGCACATATAAGCTTGGTACAAAACACGGCCTGCTTAAACAGATGTACACTCGGAAACAATTTACTTCATGTCTAGAAAAATTCCTTTTGCTAGATGATGTTGTACAGGAGCAGGGAGTAAGCCTGCAGGAAGTAGCCAATGCAGAATCAATGGGACAAGGTCAGGGATTCGCTAAATGCTCTTGCACTAAGTCATGTATGACCAGACGCTGTTTTATGCAACAACAGATGCAAATGCAGTGCCTCTTGCTCTAACAAGGTCGACACACAGATACATTAAACTTTGATGTATTTtgtaatctattttctttaatgtaatgtacatacacttatgtttatcatttactttctttcaactagttacttgctaaaactttatacgttttgacgtatttgaaagttgtattatctgaaaatgaataaaattagttatgttcactacattttatcattccctcgctttttttttttccatctggctgcttgctgtatggacattttgtaaactgaccaacgatAATTTGGAAACAAACTGGCCAAAATTTCTTGGTCTTGTTTTgcaaaaatgttaagaaatttaggtcattttgcaatctgaccacgaatttggtccttttgcataatggccggcaattttgtaaaatgaccaattttgcaaaatggccgtaacatatatatatatgtatagtatgtatatatatatatatatatatatatatatatatctatatatatatatatatatatatatatgtatgtatgtatatatatataaactatatatatatgtatatatataaatacgtatctatatatatatatatatatatatatatatatatatatatatatatattctaaagcgTGTGTTTCTACTGCTATCTACCTAGTTTTAGAGAATCAGTAATAATCTGTGTATCTTTATAGGTAGATATATTAGGCTATCTAAATGTCGATCTATCCCACAAGCTCTCACATATTTTAACAGTCATGCAATAACTCATGTATAACTTTTTCTATTTGcacaaaaaaatgattttatctctagTAAGCACGTTTGAAAAGCAgatgaaatattttgtattcAGTGACGTACGGCCCCTACTGGTATCACCTGAAGGAGGCGTGGGAGAAGAGTAACCACCCAAACCTCCACGCCATCTTCTACGAAGACCTGAAGGCTAGCTAACCTGCTAGAGGAGCTCAGACGACTCGACGTCTTTCTCTCGAGACCCACCTGACGGAGGAGCAGCTGAGGGCCACAGGGCAACACGCGTCCTtcggaaggaagaaagagagtgaGGAGGACTCCGAGAAGGAAGGGGGGGTTCTACAGGAAAGGTAAGCAGGGTTTCGCGTTGTAGTGACAATCGAGATTGGGGAAAAGTTTAGACAGAACTCTAACCCGTAAGAAATACTGTCAGAGAAGCTGCCTATCAGCATTCAGGATGGTATCAGACCATGTAAGCACAGAGGCAGGCAAGAAGTTCCAAATGAGTGAATAACAGGAAATAAGACTTCAGTGACCTTCATGACTGACCTCTCTCCACTCACCTTCGGCATGCCATTTGGAAGTACAGGGACGTATCAAGCGATACGGGTAAGTTTTCTGCTGATCTAAATCTTACGTAAGGAGTATTTGCGTAACTCTAACAGCAAATCACTGTTACTGTGTCTAACCTGACCAACTACATCTAGTTAATATCTGCGGTGATAAGATTTGCTGTTGCGAGACGCCAAGGCCAACGACTAATGTTattagcttgaatttcaggtcagtggaccctttggtgtacttgttccatgtggataggtttcatcaaccgaaataataataaatatagtaaatatctGCTCTTTCGTGCAATAAAAAGTGTGGTGAATGTATCGCTCCATCTGCTGCCAAACTCTGGAACTCTCCTACAGCTTCTGTTACAGCTTtgatctttctagagaaaggtcTGTCGATTCATTTCAGGTTTCTTCGGGTTTGGGCTGGATAAAGGCACTCGGTTGTTCGTCTAATTGATCATCATATATTAGGAAAAATTACGTGATATTTGAATGAGTTCTAAGtcctttgttatttatttatttttatttatatagatttttggcattgaGCTTAAAAGCAAAGTGAAAAATAGGCAGTGTGTGGTACGCATGACCCGAGAAAAAAACTTAGTTAGACAGAACAGTTATAATAGGTGGAGGGTGTTTGTTTAATAGACTGCGCCGGTGTATGTCCTGGAATTTGTTTGCACATTAGTTTTATCCATGATTTAACAGTTTAAGTATAAAGTATACCAGGATGGCATAACGTCATTCACACTGATATCGGGATAGATATTCTGATTAGATTAAGCTggtcttgtgccagcacgggctcttgctcgtagagcagcccgtatacaTCGAGATAGCTGTTCTCTTAGGGAACAGATTCGAATTCTGATCAGGCTGGGggtatttatctattataattcCCCTTAGGGGATAAATTATTCTCAAGGTAAATGAATCAGATATAATTGATTACTCGTGCTATAATGGTTTAATATTCGAAGGTGCAAATAGTCACATGCagtgacgaatatatatatatatatatataatatatatatatatatatatatatatatatatatatatatatatgtatatatatatatatatatatatatatatatagggtatatatatatatatatatatatatatatgaatttttatcacatcactgattcatataaatacatcgagctaAAAAGGTTTTTTAATTTCCAGTTTCCCTctacccacgagaggacgaatttattatcaactagaaaattccccttcggttagcatatatgaatatatattaaaatttcgaggttagagtgaattgg from Macrobrachium nipponense isolate FS-2020 chromosome 28, ASM1510439v2, whole genome shotgun sequence carries:
- the LOC135201345 gene encoding KRAB-A domain-containing protein 2-like, which codes for MGCLRALQTKTAEEVAFHLVDTFCDKGAPHILQSDNEREFSNKLVKEVLMKWPERKMVHGKPRHSQSQGSLERANKDIEASLACWMKDNNFTQWSQGLRFVQWKKNTRFHSGIGRTPYEAMYGQKARLGVDATSVPEEVLDSMQTEEQLPEALGVVNEVTDTEEEETGVEEQEEPSAVIN